The proteins below are encoded in one region of Ferroplasma acidiphilum:
- a CDS encoding BadF/BadG/BcrA/BcrD ATPase family protein, with protein sequence MILSVDGGGTKTAAIIVDEKNYRLAGFGVAGPSNVRSVTASTSRKNILKAIKNAEKMAGSVSITGSIYGIAGYGDSIAYTEEIKSIVKSIEAISDGKAVITNDGEAAVYLVTMGDDGIVTALGTGSVGAYIKDGKVNRIGGWSYLTDDVASGYWIARNGIEMAEKSYDGIIGKTSLIEKLQEHFKLPLRDLVADLEAHFNKRVMASLAMDVDTEAEKGDKISENVLYMAFNEIKLMIDGMKKNFEKPVAVGSIGGVMQSRTIRELLHREYNGIKIFYGYHVAIGNAMRLLGSRSSEVRDSFVSQMEEKIDLLSQSERDLLFIK encoded by the coding sequence ATGATACTTTCAGTAGATGGTGGAGGAACAAAAACTGCCGCCATAATAGTGGATGAGAAGAATTACAGACTTGCTGGATTTGGAGTTGCCGGCCCGAGCAATGTCCGCAGTGTTACAGCATCAACTTCAAGAAAAAATATTTTAAAAGCTATTAAAAATGCTGAAAAGATGGCTGGAAGCGTTTCCATCACCGGTTCTATTTATGGAATAGCTGGATATGGCGATTCTATTGCATACACAGAGGAGATTAAATCAATTGTAAAGTCTATTGAAGCCATATCCGATGGAAAAGCTGTAATAACAAATGATGGAGAGGCTGCAGTATACCTTGTTACAATGGGCGATGATGGAATAGTTACTGCACTGGGCACCGGTTCCGTTGGAGCTTATATTAAAGATGGGAAAGTTAACAGGATTGGCGGATGGAGTTACCTTACGGATGATGTTGCTTCCGGTTACTGGATTGCAAGGAATGGAATAGAAATGGCTGAAAAAAGCTATGATGGCATTATAGGAAAAACATCACTTATTGAGAAATTGCAGGAACATTTCAAACTTCCGCTCCGTGACCTTGTTGCCGATCTGGAAGCGCATTTTAATAAAAGAGTCATGGCTTCACTGGCAATGGATGTCGACACAGAGGCTGAAAAGGGCGATAAGATTTCAGAGAATGTGCTTTATATGGCTTTTAACGAGATAAAATTAATGATAGATGGTATGAAAAAAAATTTTGAAAAGCCGGTGGCGGTGGGATCCATAGGAGGGGTTATGCAATCCAGAACAATAAGGGAACTGCTTCACCGGGAGTATAATGGAATTAAAATTTTTTATGGGTATCATGTTGCAATAGGGAATGCTATGAGGTTGCTTGGCTCCAGAAGCAGTGAAGTGAGAGATTCCTTTGTATCACAGATGGAAGAGAAAATCGATTTGCTTTCACAGTCAGAGAGAGACTTGCTTTTTATTAAGTAA
- a CDS encoding PadR family transcriptional regulator, with translation MRYHLSDMLILEQVSESPKKPYRIIKGIVGKFDIEYKPSTGMIYPAIDRLLKAGYIKKTIDGYIITEEGKKYRSNNRENYEKLISNFMDNKLFFRNLRKAVRDLISTIKESDKSYIRENQETIIEEIGEISRKIKNKE, from the coding sequence ATGAGATACCATTTATCTGATATGCTTATACTTGAACAGGTTTCAGAAAGCCCTAAAAAACCTTACAGAATCATAAAAGGCATAGTGGGAAAATTTGATATTGAGTATAAACCCAGCACAGGTATGATATATCCAGCAATAGACCGGTTATTAAAAGCAGGTTATATAAAAAAAACCATTGATGGATATATAATAACAGAGGAAGGAAAAAAATACAGGTCAAACAACCGGGAAAACTATGAAAAGCTTATATCGAATTTTATGGATAATAAACTATTCTTCAGAAATCTAAGAAAGGCTGTACGTGATTTGATTTCCACAATAAAGGAATCAGACAAAAGCTATATAAGGGAAAATCAGGAAACTATTATAGAAGAGATAGGCGAAATTTCAAGAAAAATTAAAAATAAGGAGTGA
- a CDS encoding daunorubicin resistance protein DrrA family ABC transporter ATP-binding protein yields MDYSIEIDKLTKIFNGKVTAVDNVSLKIGSGQIYGLLGQNGAGKSTLIKMLTGSLTPTSGTAKIAGLDLTKDSMKIRKITGVVPQDLTTDGDLSGRENLKLIADLYGIPKKEALERIDVLLHMVDLYDVRDRHAENYSGGMRKRLELACGLMNTPEVLFLDEPTLGLDVTTRENLWKYIRSVQKEFHITIILTSHYLDEVDALANELSIIDHGKIIISGTSDELKKSLKGDIITLKVKNDDEYSKLEKFPESLEIKRMETGDVRMKVNNSDEVLPKLMKFLGENEISPEAISIRKPSLDEVFIEYTGRNINSEAGNTDYAKLMMGRR; encoded by the coding sequence ATGGATTATAGCATAGAAATAGACAAATTGACAAAGATATTTAACGGAAAAGTTACTGCTGTCGATAACGTCAGCTTGAAAATAGGATCAGGGCAGATATACGGCCTGCTCGGGCAAAACGGGGCAGGAAAATCAACATTAATTAAAATGCTTACAGGCAGCCTGACTCCAACATCCGGTACAGCTAAAATTGCCGGATTAGATTTAACAAAGGACTCAATGAAAATAAGAAAGATTACCGGTGTGGTGCCACAGGATCTTACAACGGATGGAGACCTAAGCGGGAGGGAGAACCTTAAATTGATTGCAGATTTATACGGCATACCGAAAAAAGAGGCCCTTGAAAGAATAGATGTTCTTCTCCATATGGTTGATTTATATGATGTTCGGGACAGGCATGCTGAGAATTATTCTGGCGGCATGAGAAAAAGGCTCGAACTTGCATGTGGATTAATGAATACACCAGAGGTATTATTTCTGGACGAACCCACACTGGGGCTGGATGTTACCACAAGGGAAAACCTCTGGAAATATATCCGGTCGGTACAGAAAGAATTCCATATAACAATAATATTGACATCCCATTATCTGGATGAGGTGGACGCACTTGCAAATGAATTATCCATAATAGACCATGGAAAAATAATAATTTCGGGTACATCAGATGAGTTAAAGAAGAGCCTTAAGGGTGATATTATAACATTAAAAGTAAAAAATGATGATGAATACAGCAAACTGGAAAAATTCCCGGAATCACTTGAAATAAAACGTATGGAAACGGGAGATGTGAGGATGAAGGTAAACAATTCAGATGAAGTGCTGCCAAAGCTTATGAAGTTCCTGGGGGAAAATGAAATTTCTCCAGAAGCTATAAGCATACGCAAACCGTCACTTGATGAGGTATTTATCGAGTATACCGGAAGAAATATAAATTCTGAAGCGGGAAACACCGATTATGCAAAATTAATGATGGGGAGGAGATAA
- a CDS encoding ABC transporter permease — protein MGGLIPLTIRDLKRWYRNPISAVVGVIQPIFWIVLFGSAFDIAKFGGPASSAFFEGAPNYITYLMGGILTIIGLFTGMFSGINIIWDRRLGILQRFLIAPINRASIVFSRILSSVARILVQIVILFVVAFLIPDGLKIEHGFTAMDAVVLVSAVLMISFIFSSLFSIIAVRTTKMESVFGIVNLINLPLMFASFAMFPPDLMAGWLENVARYNPVSWSAQSIRMVIINGTLSASEAHTVLLYMMGLLALTVFMLVLTYVISNKEIRG, from the coding sequence ATGGGTGGCTTGATACCTTTAACTATAAGGGATCTGAAAAGATGGTACAGGAACCCTATATCCGCTGTGGTTGGTGTGATTCAGCCTATATTCTGGATTGTGCTGTTCGGCAGTGCCTTTGATATTGCAAAATTTGGTGGGCCTGCAAGTTCTGCGTTCTTTGAGGGGGCGCCAAACTATATAACATATCTTATGGGAGGAATATTGACAATTATAGGGCTGTTTACGGGTATGTTCTCAGGAATTAACATAATATGGGACAGAAGGCTTGGAATACTGCAGAGGTTCCTTATAGCACCCATAAATAGGGCATCTATAGTATTTTCCAGGATCCTCTCATCGGTGGCAAGAATACTTGTCCAGATTGTAATACTATTCGTCGTTGCCTTCCTGATACCGGATGGGTTGAAAATTGAACATGGGTTTACAGCTATGGATGCTGTAGTGCTTGTTTCAGCAGTATTGATGATATCGTTTATATTTTCATCCCTGTTCAGCATCATAGCAGTCAGGACAACAAAAATGGAGTCCGTATTTGGAATAGTAAATCTGATAAACCTGCCACTTATGTTTGCCAGTTTCGCAATGTTTCCACCTGACCTTATGGCTGGCTGGTTGGAAAATGTTGCCAGGTATAACCCCGTATCATGGTCCGCACAGTCCATAAGAATGGTGATAATAAACGGTACATTAAGTGCGAGTGAAGCCCACACAGTACTTCTTTACATGATGGGATTGCTGGCATTGACTGTCTTTATGCTGGTACTTACCTATGTGATATCCAACAAAGAAATACGTGGATAA
- the pyrH gene encoding UMP kinase, which translates to MNSVVISLGGSIISKERLNLKLMEEFSETMKSISTYDKFGIVVGGGKLARTYISDLKKYNVNDNILDEIGINATRINALAMTTFFDDVNSKIPTNINDAAEMLHNYRYVVMGGTEPGHTTDTVSTLLAERIGSKVLINATSVDGVYSSDPKIDNDAKKFSKLSYNEAISLSIKNSTGAGTNVFMDITSLTIAKRAGIKIFVINGFDLNEYKNILYNEKCGGTVIS; encoded by the coding sequence ATGAATAGTGTAGTTATATCACTGGGTGGATCAATAATATCAAAGGAAAGGCTCAATCTTAAATTAATGGAAGAATTTTCAGAAACAATGAAATCTATTTCCACATACGACAAATTCGGCATTGTGGTGGGTGGTGGAAAGCTTGCCAGGACATATATATCTGACCTGAAGAAATACAATGTTAACGATAATATACTGGATGAAATCGGAATAAACGCTACCAGGATAAATGCCCTGGCGATGACAACATTCTTTGATGACGTAAACTCTAAAATTCCCACAAATATCAACGACGCTGCTGAAATGCTCCATAATTACAGGTATGTTGTAATGGGTGGCACAGAGCCTGGACATACTACAGATACTGTATCAACACTTCTTGCAGAAAGAATCGGCTCAAAAGTACTTATAAATGCAACATCTGTTGATGGCGTTTACTCATCTGACCCGAAAATCGATAATGATGCAAAGAAATTCTCAAAACTTTCCTATAATGAGGCTATTTCATTATCCATTAAAAATTCTACCGGTGCAGGAACAAATGTGTTTATGGACATAACATCATTAACAATAGCAAAAAGGGCTGGAATAAAAATATTTGTTATAAACGGGTTTGATTTAAATGAATATAAAAATATATTGTATAATGAAAAATGTGGTGGTACAGTAATTTCCTGA
- the prf1 gene encoding peptide chain release factor aRF-1 — protein MDDEDYKRYEFKKAMEELSKLHGRGTELISLYIPPDKQISDVVQYLREEFSTSSNIKSKTTRKNVLGAIESIMSRLKYYKQPPEHGLVFFVGHVATRGDQTEMYTKIIEPPQAIQTFLYKCDSSFHLEQLTDQLKEKELYGLIVIDRKEATIGFLRGTKIDVVDYEYSLVPSKHRQGGQSSRRFERLIEIAANEFFKKIGDIANSTFMPVIKDVITIFVGGPGATKEYFIEKDYLRNEIKDKIKDLFDIGYTDESGLRELVEKASESIKDMRITREKDIINRFLREIKKSDGGLGVYGEASIINALKMKNIELLIVSDSIRKIKYFYKCPVCGAEKTFTDEPTEEPVCDNDNTPMNFEKEDDFIEDLYKMAEESGTKVEMVSEDSDEGRLLKTAFGGLAGILRYVPENQLNI, from the coding sequence ATGGATGATGAAGATTATAAACGCTATGAATTTAAAAAAGCCATGGAAGAGCTGTCTAAATTACATGGCCGTGGAACGGAATTAATATCACTTTACATCCCGCCAGACAAACAGATTTCTGATGTGGTACAGTATTTAAGGGAGGAGTTTTCCACTTCTTCAAACATTAAATCAAAAACAACCAGAAAAAATGTCCTGGGCGCTATCGAGTCCATAATGTCCAGGCTAAAATATTATAAACAGCCGCCTGAACACGGGCTTGTGTTTTTTGTCGGCCATGTCGCAACGCGAGGTGACCAGACAGAGATGTATACAAAGATAATAGAACCTCCACAGGCTATACAGACCTTTTTATATAAGTGTGATTCGAGCTTCCATCTGGAGCAGCTAACAGACCAGTTGAAAGAAAAGGAATTATACGGGCTTATAGTAATAGACAGAAAAGAGGCAACTATCGGTTTCCTTCGAGGGACAAAAATAGATGTTGTTGACTATGAATATTCACTGGTTCCAAGCAAGCACCGACAGGGTGGACAGTCATCGCGAAGGTTCGAAAGGCTTATAGAAATTGCCGCAAATGAGTTTTTTAAAAAGATAGGAGATATAGCAAACAGTACATTTATGCCAGTTATAAAGGATGTAATAACCATATTTGTTGGCGGCCCTGGCGCAACAAAGGAGTATTTTATAGAGAAAGATTATCTGAGGAATGAAATAAAAGATAAGATAAAGGATCTATTTGATATAGGATACACGGATGAATCAGGATTAAGGGAACTGGTAGAAAAGGCATCTGAATCAATAAAGGATATGAGGATAACACGGGAAAAGGACATTATAAACAGGTTTCTCAGGGAAATAAAAAAATCTGATGGTGGGCTTGGCGTATATGGTGAAGCTTCAATAATCAATGCTTTGAAAATGAAAAATATCGAATTGCTGATAGTATCAGATAGTATAAGAAAAATAAAATATTTTTATAAATGCCCTGTATGTGGTGCGGAGAAAACATTCACGGATGAGCCAACTGAAGAACCAGTATGCGACAATGATAACACCCCTATGAACTTCGAAAAGGAGGATGATTTCATAGAAGACCTCTATAAAATGGCGGAGGAATCAGGAACGAAGGTAGAAATGGTTTCAGAAGATAGCGATGAGGGAAGGTTATTAAAAACAGCATTTGGGGGATTGGCAGGAATATTAAGGTATGTTCCCGAAAACCAGTTAAACATATGA
- a CDS encoding potassium channel family protein, whose amino-acid sequence MNPFFLFFKKFRKYSRNHVIKASILTIAVIVYSVFSEFFIEDSIVSSGIHSLFSSLWWTMQTITTVGYGDTPVYGLAGRANGMLIMVIGIGSLGYLMAGLTSMLIDIRLSSKLGERMAAEKKHIVLCNYNESTKKVLDKIKYDGIDIVILNENEVKGDNEYTYIKGSFLRENDLIRAGIKKASSVIIFSRSEDKEQMAMDAESILSAMIIRKLNPEIRIIGEILNPDSREHASSFMDDIIIKGDVSSMLIYSSIMIPGIPEFINDLLMSNSISEEDIDEKYASSTYHEFISNMEKENRIVLAFRKQDKIYLRENSDKKIDVDSYIFIKN is encoded by the coding sequence GTGAATCCGTTTTTCCTCTTTTTCAAAAAATTCAGGAAATACTCCAGAAATCATGTGATAAAAGCTTCTATTCTAACAATAGCGGTGATAGTATATTCTGTATTCAGTGAGTTTTTTATTGAGGATTCGATTGTTTCCAGTGGAATTCATTCTTTATTTTCAAGCCTCTGGTGGACAATGCAGACAATAACGACTGTTGGATATGGGGACACTCCTGTTTATGGCCTTGCAGGGAGAGCAAATGGCATGCTTATAATGGTAATCGGGATAGGTTCACTGGGTTATCTGATGGCAGGATTGACAAGCATGTTAATAGATATCAGATTATCTTCAAAATTAGGTGAGAGAATGGCTGCTGAAAAGAAACACATAGTGCTATGCAACTATAATGAAAGTACAAAAAAAGTGCTTGATAAAATAAAATATGATGGCATTGACATTGTTATACTCAATGAAAATGAGGTTAAAGGCGATAATGAATACACGTACATTAAAGGCAGTTTTCTCCGGGAAAATGATCTTATAAGGGCAGGAATAAAAAAGGCCTCATCGGTAATAATTTTTTCAAGGTCCGAGGATAAGGAACAGATGGCAATGGATGCTGAAAGCATATTATCTGCAATGATAATAAGGAAACTTAACCCGGAAATTAGAATTATAGGTGAAATTTTGAACCCCGACAGCCGTGAACACGCGTCAAGTTTTATGGATGATATAATAATAAAAGGCGATGTATCATCTATGCTAATCTATTCTTCAATAATGATTCCTGGAATTCCGGAGTTTATCAATGACCTCTTAATGTCCAATAGCATTTCTGAGGAAGATATAGATGAAAAATATGCCAGCAGCACATACCATGAATTTATCAGCAATATGGAAAAGGAAAACCGTATCGTTCTTGCATTCAGAAAGCAGGATAAAATATACTTAAGGGAAAATTCAGATAAAAAAATAGATGTTGATAGTTATATATTTATAAAAAATTGA